gtgtatTTGGACAAAAGCTACTTTTTTTAGCTTTTAAAAAATAGTTTCTGCTACTctccagaagcacttattttttcCCAATAGCTCAGTCAAAAACCTcatctttttaaaataagcactcattggaaagaaaaaaaacactttttgggaaaataagcttggccaaacaggcaaTAAAACTAGGAAACAACCAGGGGCGTATCTACGTGTAAGTGagcgaacaccctcggcaaagtatttatgtgcatatattaacttttgaacaccctcggtaaaaaattacagtgtatatttagctttttttttccgaacactcctggatgaaaatcctggatccgccactggaaACAATGTAGCAAAACATGTTCAAAGCAAATACACCATGGAAACAACCCGACATGGTAGCAAAACAAGTTCAAAGCAAATACACCATGGTCCCATGAACATAATTAGGATTAATTTAGAGAATCATAATAGACATGTACAACACCAATATGCACATTCTAGTGTACAACTAACCTAATGTCAAATAGTACGAATTCTGTGAATTTTTCAGTGACATTCAAAACAAAATGCACGGATCGCAATTCAACTGGTCCCAACTCCCAACTACAAAAAATGCTAAACTTTTATTCAGTCAACTCACAAAACCCAAAGACCAGATCACACCCAAATATCAACCAACAAAAAAAATAACCAAACCCCATTAACAAAAACACATTGAAGATCCAAGATTAGccaaaaaaaactgaaaaacagACAATGGGAAAATAAAACGAATCCCCACATGAATCAAAATTGTACCCAACAAGAAAAAAACTAAATATCCAATGTATATATGAATGACTTACCCTTTGCTTCATCCATGGTGAATCGAAATTTCAGATGCAAAGAAAAGCAATTTGGGCAAATGGATACTGatagaaaagagaaataaatgagTTAGTTGGTTGGGGAAGGGAAGAATGAAAGAGATGTATATTTATAGATATTGAGTATTATTATTGACAGATAGTAGATGTATATAGATAGATAGGATTAAACGTGGAAAAGTGGCAACTAGCAAAGTCAAAAATGAACCACGTATTATTTTTTTCACATATAATTAAGACtgcaaaagaaaaagagagattTATGAAGAGAAAAAAAGAGACTTAGTGATTGgctgaggaaaaaaaaaaaaaaagaggtgggAAAAATAAACAGGATTCCCTTTTTTATTGGATTCACTGTATAACATACAACTAAAAAGCGGTGGACAGTGACCAAAAAATTTCTTGGACGTTTCCTACAAGATTAGAGAATTACGTGGGAAACGTGCTATTCTTCTTGTCTGGTATATTTGGAATACGTGTTAGGTCATTAAAATTAAATTCGCACTAAATATTCTACATTAGGAATAAAATCTCTTTTAACAAAGGCTACttcttactccctccgtcccataataagcgATTCTTTTAGCTTATGCGTACCTCTTAAGAAATTGCTCACTTCTAGAAAGTTAAAAGTTTTTTACTAATTTACCCTTAAgtattcttgaaaaaaaaaaagatagttaatgaattttgaTTATTTAAATAAGATCAATTTTGGAAGAATCTgtccaaaatatttttaaaattctagagcaccacttattttgaaaaaaaataaaaagcctaAAAAACAACTTTTATGGAACGAAAGGAGCATCTTTTTTATTCTCTGTTTCCAAAGTATGCAAATTTAATTTTGGGGAAAAGAATCAAATTTCTTGTTTTATTATTCAACATTGAATAACTTTAATCactgtttaatttctttttatctAATATTACCGTCTATCTAATTTaggctttttttaaaaaaaaaaaaaagaattagatATATGAATTTATAATTTTACGGTAGAATTTtgttaataacaaaaataaatgtAAGATAATCTGCTAATGATAATAATATAAGTACTAACTTTGAAATACTTTCTCCGTACACTTTTATTTGTCCTGTTTGGACTTTACACATCTTTTAAGGAACAATAATTAATACTATGAGTATTTTATCACAATACCATATCAATAGATATGACTTTGAGAAATAATTTGGCGAATAAGTAATTAATACTAAGTGCataaaacataatttttttcTTCATATGTTAAAGtaacaaataaaaatgaaaatatatttaaaacataatggataagtaaaagtgaatggagggagtacgACCGAAAAAAAGTTCacatttctggaaatttctagaCCTTCATCTATAATTTTCCTAATACATTATTTAAGTTAGTAGGTGGATCATGGATGAAGACAAAATGAGAAGGGGGAGAGAATCAAATTTACACAATCAGAAATATGTGTAAATGTTATCACTTCAGAATGGATAAGCTACGTCCGGGCCTCGCACATCTTACTTTAATCTTGTCTGTTTTATTGACGGTAAAACGAATAAAGtgatcgattttttttttattcttttcattTAGGTAAGGGAAGGGGAAATGGGCGAGGAAATTACAAAGTGGGAATGAAACACTCACCAACAAAATAAAAATTGAGACAGCCAACCAACTGAGTTATTAATATCCTCCGATAAATTGATAGATGCACATGTTTTCAACGTATTAACAAGACTTCCAATAACTTAATCAAGTCGGAGTAAAACTGCATGAGGGGACAACACTATTTGGGCTTGGATTGCGACTTCAACTGGTTACCGCTAATGTTCCAAATCCAATATTTGGTTCTTCAATTCTTGTACTAGAAAAGagaattgttttttcttttttcattagGCTCAGAATGTATTAATTTTGAAATGATCTCACAAGTAACAATGTCCATTCAGTTCAACTAATTAAGTTGCCAAGAAGTTGGTTTTTAAGTTTAACCCGAATTTAGTTAAAATAGGGGGTGATTTGTTCCTTGGGAACATCCGCCAATTTTGAAAGGGGAAAAAAAGGAGTGAATCAATACATGTTTTGAGAATAAAAGATAATTATATTGGAGTTCTTCTTGTAACAGAATCTACACCTAGAAATACATAAAAACAATGTTTTTCATGTTTAAAATAAGTATCTTGCTGAACAGCTAACTATTTTCTTGTCGGCTACTTACTGATTTAATTCAATTTTGCGTTGTAGAGAGTCTACTATAGAGGGTTTTAATTTTCCCATGAAAGAGTGCTCCAAACCTAATTGTTAAGGCAACTCTCGTCTGAAATTTCTGATTATAAGGATGAAAGAATCGCCATTATTCCATCACATTATTCGATTGTGGCTAATACTTATTTTGAAATTTCCAAATATGTCTGTTTATTAgcacaaaaataaaatacattattAAAGACTCGTTAGATCATTGTTCAACCACAACTTTTAACATTTTTTCAATTTCAGCTTTTTGGTCTAACGCCTGAAGAAAATTTGGAAAGGATAGGGATAAAAAAAGACGTGTTACTCTTCAATATCTCTAAGTGATAAAACTTACACCTATGAAGTGGGTAAAGGCGATAAGACTTTAACATAAAAATATTAAGAAAATAGAGTATAGACAGAATTTCAGTAATGCTCGCTACATTATCCATGTGAACACTTATAATAATTACTCAAATTAAAGAAAAGTTATTCCCCAGATTCCATCTCTGTTAGAACGCCTTATGATGTTTTATCCTTTATATAACACTTTCACCTTTACTCTTCATTTGTAAACGGTTTGTTGATTGGCTGGACCAACTGCATGGAAACATTTACTCATCAACTAGACCTATTGCTCTCTTATGAAGTTCTGTAATGACAATATAACAAATAATATCTTGAAAAATTCTTCGTCAGAAGGAATATCGATATTCGAATTGAGCGTTGTATGTGCTATCATTTCTTTTGCAAACTTTATCTTTGCTTCAAGAACCTCATGGAAGTATTTGTAAACCGTTTGCGAATAATACTAGAATTTTCTCTTAATAACCACAAGACTTCGGTTACCTCCTGTGGTAGTTAAAAATATTGATATCTTCgacatacatacataaatacatttatatatatatatatataagcaagcAATATATGAGTCATCCATTATGTCTAAAATTGGTGACATGATAGAAAATATGCATTACCAATCAAAACTATATGTATTAACACCACAAGACAATGCCGTGGAATTGATGCGCATGTCTCTTGAAGCATGTGTGTTTATATCTGCAATTGGATAATTAATAGCTCATACATAGCTTTAATATATCTAGAGAAAAGAATATAGAACTATTTTTAATCATCAAAGGAACAAGCGTTTTGTGGTTTTAAAGAGAAGATATCAACACTATCCGCAATAACTTCGATGATTTTTCAAGCAATATAGGTTTAGCAAAAGAGATGATAACACACACAACATTCGATTTGAATCAGAATACTTGTTGTACTTATAAAGGATACAGAGAACTTCTAAGGTGTTATACTACCACTATAGAACTCCGTCGATAAGAACTCTACCATTTAAAAGTAGCGGCTGAAACAAATTAATAGAACCGAAATAACTTTACCATTTAAAGTTAATCAAAACAAACTTCCACTGCAGATAAGAACTCTACTAGAATAATAGTTATCAAGTAATAGGCAACACTAACTAATGAGAACTCTCAAGTACTCTAAGCCCTCCATAAGATGTTCCTAGGGAAAAACAAAACTGAATTGCGCCAAAGTCAAGACAAAATCAACAGTAAATAATGGCTCAAACAACACCAAAAGAAAAATACAAGGCCACCTAAAGAATCCCGAAATGAGATTTTTTTGTTTGCACAAGACTTATTTCTTCTTTGCATCACCAGCCTTGGTCTGCATCAAACAAACAGCAGCAAAAACAAATGGTAAAAAACACAATGATACAGAAAAGAGAACAACGAACTAAAACAGTAAAGATGACGCACCTTCTTTACACCACGGATCTTCTTGGCCCTGTTTTTCCTTTCCTTCATTTGTTTCCTAGACTTCTCAACCTTAGTGTCAAGCCCATTCTGCAATACAAAAGCATTGAACTAATTGTGAGAATCCAAGTAGTAAAGTTGTATCAGCAAGAAGGTGCACCTAACATGCAAGAGCATAAAATTCTGCACACATGCAAGCAGACTGTAAAACGACTTCCACTTTTATTAGAAAAAAGGGAGACTGCTCTTTTCCTATTTAGTTTTCTACAAGTTGGAAACAATATTTATGTACTCTTCAAATCATTTGTCCTTATTGACTCACCTTAAAATTATCTGATTAGCTTCACTAAATgaaggatttcaacatcatactTAATTCACATGGAAACAACTCTTATCACTAAAAATTTCGAACCAAATATTGTAATTACAACTATTCAGAATTGAACTCAGCAAAATAACAGTGTGACTTGATATTGCCAGTGATTTAGAAAGTTTTCTGTTCCTACTTTGAGTGGTCAGAATTTTCCTGAATGATTCAGTGTACCCAATGAAAAAGATACTGTGTGGACAGCTTTGAAATAATTCAAATAAACTACAAGTGGAATCAGTCAACATCGTTGAGAAAGAGGTTAAAATGGTCATAGTACATGGACAAGCTCAGTATGGGTCCTTAGATTAGATGAAGTCATAAGTCTATTTTGTAGATTAAGCTGGTCAAAGTGTAAATTTATCCACTGGAGGAAAAACATAACGAGTTCAGACCATCTCAAGCATACAAAATCTGAAAGACTAACTTACCCTGATGAGCCTATACTTTGGCTCGTACTTCTTGGCATTTTCAACAGAGTCATAAATCAAACCAAATCCTGTTGATTTCCCACCTCCAAAATGTGTACGGAATTTGAAAACAAAAATAGCATTCGGGTCCTTCACTTCATACATCCTAGCCAACTTCTCCTTCAGCTCAGCCTTCACATTAGCAATAAACATTAATCAGCCACACATCCCAAAAGATCCTCCCAAACATGAACTTCAAAAGCACACAAGAAACATCAACAAAATTAACAGCTTACTTTTGAGACATTGGCTCTTCCAGGATGAAGTACATCAATAACCTGCAAAAATAAAAGCATTTATCGTCACTTTTAATCCATAGAGCGCAGCAATATCAACCCCACTACCTCAATTTAAAACTAGCTGGTTCGGCATGAATCCTCACAATCCATTCCTCTATAGTTGGACCCATTCCATTCTAATATTCAACATTTCGAGTCTCTTAACATTTTATAATGACATAAAATCACGACCCAATGCAGGTGTACCAACTTCTCATCACATTTATTAGATAGAAAGCAGCAATACTAACTACTACATCGCCTCAATCCAAAACAAGCTGGGTCGGAATAAATCCGCACTATCCATTCCTCTATGTTAAAACCCGTCAGATTCTAATATTCAACATTTCAAGTTTCTCAACATCTTCTAacgacatacaaatcacaacccaATGCAGGTGTACCAACATGACTAAACATTACTCCCACCAGTAATTATAGCCTATATGGGTTCTTTTGGGTACCAACACTACTACCTTAAAGTTCGAAGGAGGCTAGGATGTAAGCATACCTTACCACTCGCAGGATTATAAGAAACGAGACATCAAAATAGCAAGATACAAAATAAATACAACAACAGATAGTACTGAATACTAGTACTAAAGGGAAAAGAGGAAAGGGGGAGGCTAACCCCCTCTTCCACGGGGTGCGACAATACTCAGCTACCTACTAAACTTCTACCGTACCTTCCCATCTAAGTCCTGTCTACCTTAAAATGAGATGATTAATTCAAAAATGCAAGATAATTTCTTTTACTGGGGTTAATACCTAACATCAGATCTTAAAAGTCTTCAAATTAATGGATACCCATAAAGAGATAGTTAAAAAGGCTTACGAATTGTTTCCTGGCGAGAAGTCTGTTGGTCATGAACTTGCGAGTACGGATGGTGACTGCCTTGTCCGCCATGCTTAGCTTAGCTGTCTCTTTAGGGCAAAAGAGAGACAAAGGCAGTAGCGATGTATGcagcagagagagagagagaggggagaaGAACTAAAAACCCTAGAGTTTATATACTAGTATATGATAAGTGCCCTAATTTGGTTCTTGGGTATCATGGTCCGGgtgagaaaaggacataaatggtcccttaattatgagagagtaggttcaaaatagtcctttaACTATGTACTTAACGATTTtgatcctttaagtttgtcaCAAGTTAATAAAAATGGTCCCTCAATTATGaaggttggttaaaaatagtcccttaagtatgcacttaacaattttggtcctttaagttcgccaaatgttaacacttttagtctccgagaaaatattcatcgaactctgtttgttagatttgacgagaactatgaaaaaactaccgagaactcacatttgggtgtacgcattactaaagaaaaggtcaaatacctcaggataaaaccgacggacatcagtcggttataggtaaaaacagaggaaaaacctacagacttgataatgtcagaaaatagtgtctcggaacacaaagaccgacggactccATCGGCTAAGTAAAATACCTACGTATTGGGGAAATAAGGGGATTTTATGaattattatttagttgggtcgggtttaaatgatggagcgggtttaaaaaaaaagatttaggGTTATTTGgggggataatttccgtcaagacatgggtatatttgaaaactttaaggatgagaggggtatttttgactcaAAATAAGTTTGGAAGATATTTTTacccctttttccaaagtagagggatatttttTACCCTTGTCCCTTATTAAAAATATCTTGAAAAAGTGAATGTAAAGATGCATTACATAATAACAGGACTATAATGAAACATAATTAGAGTTGACAAAATGATACTTTGTCCTAATAATTCAAAGACAAAATTGACAATAATATAAAGTTATTATTTTAAAACCTAAAACTAGATACAAATTAATACTCATTATAATACAAATAGCTAGAGTAGAGTCTTCAAAACATTATCTAAACTAGAGTGATATCAAAAGAAATTCTAAAACTAAAAACTATCTTGAAAAAGATAAATTGAAGAATGCTAAAAAAATCTTgaagaaaataaagcataaagaaGGAAAATGCAAACATGGAAGATAGTAAGATTTGGAGGACAAAACTCTTTACTTTGTAGTTTACTTTGCATACAAAGGTGTAAAGTGTATATGTTACTCCGTAAACAACAATGAGAAAAGCTAATGAAATTAGGATAAACGATTAGAAAAAACTTTTGACTTTTTGAGATATTTAGTTTGAGAATTTACTATGAGTTAATTACTGgatatttaacttttttttttaatattaagcaATTTTGGCTCAAATTTGTAAACGCtctcggggcttacgcctagGTGAACGCCCCTCCTGTATGCCTCGCTGCGTTTTTGGTACGCCTCGCTACAGAAGCACCTTTTAAAACACtagatggaagaaattcatgCCCATCCCGTAAACTTCACTATGGAGAAGAACTACCACAAGAGTCATTAATTCTAACAAATAtttcatgctatatatatatatatatatatatatacaacaatataatgctatatatatatattgttggtgataatacaatgaaattacaattacaattgaaaaataaaatgaagaaataaaaatatcttcggctgaggcacggatatctcgctctctttaaggagattcaagcccactgcagcaaatctaccggtccagcagtaatctttctgac
The sequence above is a segment of the Lycium barbarum isolate Lr01 chromosome 6, ASM1917538v2, whole genome shotgun sequence genome. Coding sequences within it:
- the LOC132645247 gene encoding small ribosomal subunit protein eS24z, whose amino-acid sequence is MADKAVTIRTRKFMTNRLLARKQFVIDVLHPGRANVSKAELKEKLARMYEVKDPNAIFVFKFRTHFGGGKSTGFGLIYDSVENAKKYEPKYRLIRNGLDTKVEKSRKQMKERKNRAKKIRGVKKTKAGDAKKK